In the genome of Oenanthe melanoleuca isolate GR-GAL-2019-014 chromosome 21, OMel1.0, whole genome shotgun sequence, one region contains:
- the LOC130261578 gene encoding F-box only protein 2-like — translation MESLPEAVLIRILASIPAVELVLVCRLVCCHWKNLVDGAALWILKCQQEGLTRADSDAEDWQNFYFLSKKRKNLIKNPCGEEDLEHWGEVENGGDGWKIEELPGDFGKEFPSEEVHKYFVTSYEWCRKAQVIDLRAEGYWEELMDTTQPKIMVRDWYAGRRDAGCLYELCVKLLSENEDVLAEYKSETVTIPQDNDASWTEICHTFSSYGPGVRFVRFEHGGQDTLFWKGWYGVRVTNSSVTVEP, via the exons atggagtCCCTCCCTGAAGCAGTCCTGATCCGAATCCTGGCCTCCATACCTGCGGTGGAGCTGGTGCTCGTGTGCCGCCTGGTCTGCTGCCACTGGAAGAACCTGGTTGATGGAGCTGCACTTTGGATCCTGAAGTGTCAGCAGGAAGGCCTCACCAGAGCAGACTCAGATGCAGAGGACTGGCAAAACTTCTACTTCCTGagtaagaaaaggaagaatctCATCAAAAACCCATGTGGTGAAG AAGACTTGGAGCACTGGGGAGAGGTAGAGAATGGAGGTGATGGCTGGAAAATTGAAGAGCTCCCAGGGGACTTTGGAAAAGAATTTCCTAGTGAAGAAGTCCATAAATACTTTGTTACATCTTATGA GTGGTGTCGAAAGGCTCAGGTCATTGACCTCAGGGCTGAGGGCTACTGGGAAGAGCTGATGGATACAACCCAGCCTAAAATCATGGTAAGAGACTG GTATGCAGGACGCAGAGATGCTGGCTGCCTCTATGAGCTGTGTGTGAAGCTGCTCTCTGAGAATGAGGATGTGCTGGCTGAGTACAAAAGTGAGACTGTCACCATCCCACAGGATAATGATGCCAGCTGGACTGAG ATCTGCCACACCTTTTCCAGCTATGGTCCTGGGGTCCGTTTTGTGCGCTTTGAACACGGTGGGCAGGACACGCTGTTCTGGAAGGGCTGGTATGGTGTCCGTGTCACCAACAGCAGTGTGACAGTGGAGCCATAG
- the DRAXIN gene encoding draxin produces MIMETSSTFSSFLFLCVLVLSDISLAVSLNPGTKLKNAPEHNHLQNQEMWLQQPRAGRHHRQGLAKKERVHAMPSRGQLAGEDTLKTGSGASAVEELVTEGQPAALKQNKDVFLGFELSYPERENQSPGSEKGKKQNREHRRHSRRDRLKHHRGKTPDAGPSSLYKKPKGFEEQFQSLQAEVATSLAPTMLLISALDTAVSTEEPPVLPATSPRSQARLRQDGDVMPTLDMALFDWTDYEDLKPEMWPAAKKKEKRRSKSPNSGNETMTAEGEPCDHHLDCLPGSCCDLREHLCKPHNRGLNNKCYDDCMCTEGLRCYAKFHRNRRVTRRKGRCVEPESANGEQGSFINV; encoded by the exons ATGATTATGGAAACTTCCTCcactttctcttctttccttttcctgtgcGTGCTGGTTCTTTCTGACATCAGTCTTGCAGTCTCCCTGAACCCTGGCACAAAGCTCAAAAATGCCCCAGAGCACAACCACCTTCAAAACCAAGagatgtggctgcagcagcccagagctgggcgGCATCACAGGCAAGGCTTGGCCAAGAAGGAGCGGGTCCATGCCATGCCTTCAAGAGGGCAGTTGGCTGGGGAAGACACCCTCAAGACGGGCAGTGGAGCTTCAGCTGTGGAAGAGCTGGTGACAGAGGGACAGCCAGCAGCCCTGAAACAGAATAAAGACGTGTTCCTGGGGTTTGAATTGTCGTATCCTGAGAGGGAAAACCAGTCCCCAGGCTCTGAGAAAGGGAAGAAGCAGAACCGAGAGCATCGTCGGCACAGCCGCAGGGACAGGCTCAAACACCACCGAG GGAAGACTCCTGATGCTGGGCCAAGCTCCCTGTACAAGAAACCCAAAGGCTTTGAAGAACAGTTTCAAAGTCTTCAGGCAGAGGTAGCTACAAGTCTGGCTCCCACCATGCTCCTCATTTCTGCATTGGACACAGCAGTTTCCACAGAAGAGCCTCCTGTTCTTCCAGCCACTTCACCACGGTCACAG GCCCGCCTCAGGCAAGATGGGGATGTGATGCCCACCTTGGATATGGCACTCTTTGACTGGACTGATTATGAGGATCTCAAACCAGAAATGTGGCCAGCTGCTAAAAAGAAAG aAAAACGCCGCAGTAAGAGCCCCAACAGTGGAAATGAAACCATGACAGCTGAAGGAGAGCCATGTGATCACCACCTTGACTGCCTCCCAG GCTCTTGCTGTGACTTGCGTGAACACCTCTGCAAACCACACAACCGAGGCCTTAACAACAAGTGTTATGATGACTGTATGTGCACTGAAG GGCTACGCTGTTACGCCAAATTCCACCGGAACCGCAGGGTGACCCGGAGGAAAGGGCGCTGTGTGGAGCCTGAATCAGCCAATGGAGAGCAGGGATCTTTCATTAATGTGTAG
- the LOC130261577 gene encoding F-box only protein 6-like, translated as MGGASSARGGGDSPPRSCGPRSAMTTIGELPEDVLVELLSLLPARELLRSCRLVCSQWRYVVDLTTLWKRKCQRDGFYRHSLDRSVSDWRTFYILCHMKKNLIKNPCAEENFQHWKLDINEGDKWKIENLPGAHGNLMPDASVHKYFVTSYGPCFKSQLITLKKEGYWNQLMDEKRPEITVKDWYAARFDCGCRYELTVRLLSEDYIVLEEFHPEPVVIEQWSDARWREISHTFQNYPEGVRYIWFQHGGQDTQFWAGWYGIRVTNSSITIGPQTSL; from the exons ATGGGCGGGGCCAG CTCGGCCCGTGGCGGCGGGGATTCCCCCCCGCGCTCCTGCGGCCCGCGCTCTGCCATGACAACCATCGGCGAGCTGCCCGAGGACgtgctggtggagctgctgtCGCTGCTGCCCGCCCGGGAGCTGCTCCGCTCCTGCCGCCTGGTGTGCTCGCAGTGGCGCTACGTGGTGGACCTGACCACCCTGTGGAAGCGCAAGTGCCAGCGCGACGGCTTCTATCGCCACAGCTTGGACAGAAGCGTCTCTGATTGGAGGACCTTCTATATCCTCTGCCACATGAAGAAAAACTTAATCAAAAACCCTTGTGCTGAAG AGAATTTCCAGCACTGGAAACTTGATATAAATGAAGGAGATAAATGGAAAATTGAGAATCTGCCTGGAGCTCATGGAAATCTTATGCCAGACGCCTCAGTACACAAATACTTTGTCACTTCATATGG GCCATGCTTTAAGTCTCAACTCATTACTCTGAAGAAAGAAGGCTACTGGAATCAGCTGATGGATGAGAAACGGCCTGAAATTACAGTCAAGGACTG gtACGCTGCCAGGTTTGACTGCGGGTGCCGCTATGAGCTCACCGTGAGGCTGCTCTCCGAAGATTACATTGTCCTGGAGGAATTCCACCCTGAGCCAGTGGTCATTGAGCAGTGGAGTGATGCCAGGTGGAGAGAG ATTTCTCACACCTTCCAGAATTACCCGGAAGGAGTTCGTTACATCTGGTTTCAGCACGGAGGCCAGGACACGCAGTTCTGGGCAGGATGGTATGGGATCCGTGTGACCAACAGCAGCATCACCATCGGGCCCCAGACATCTCTATGA
- the MAD2L2 gene encoding mitotic spindle assembly checkpoint protein MAD2B, which produces MTTLTRQDLNFGQVVADVLSEFLEVAVHLILYVREVYPIGIFQKRKKYNVPVQMSCHPELNQYIQDTLHCVKPLLEKNDVEKVVVVILDKEHHPVERFVFEITQPPLLSISSESLLSHVEQLLRAFILKISVCDAVLDNNPPGCTFTVLVHTREAATRNMEKIQVIKDFPWILADEQDMHMHDPRLIPLKTMTSDILKMQLYVEERAHKGT; this is translated from the exons ATGACCACCCTCACACGGCAGGACCTTAACTTTGGGCAAG ttgtTGCAGATGTTCTTTCAGAATTCCTGGAAGTAGCTGTTCACCTCATCTTGTATGTTAGAGAAGTTTACCCTATTGGGATctttcagaagaggaaaaaatacaatgtACCTGTCCAG ATGTCCTGCCACCCAGAGCTGAACCAGTACATCCAGGACACGCTGCACTGTGTAAAGCCACTCCTGGAGAAG AACGATGTGGAGAAAGTTGTGGTTGTAATCCTGGATAAAGAGCACCACCCCGTGGAGAGATTTGTCTTTGAGATCACCCAGCCACCTCTTCTTTCCATTAG TTCTGAGTCCCTGCTGTCCCACGTGGAGCAGTTGCTGCGTGCCTTCATCCTGAAAATCAGTGTGTGTGATGCTGTGCTGGACAACAACCCCCCAG GTTGCACCTTCACAGTTCTGGTTCACACACGGGAGGCTGCCACACGCAACATGGAAAAGATCCAGGTGATAAAG GATTTCCCTTGGATCCTTGCTGATGAGCAAGACATGCATATGCACGACCCCCGACTTATTCCCCTGAAAACCATGACATCTGACATCTTAAAG ATGCAGCTCTATGTAGAAGAGCGAGCTCACAAAGGCACCTGA